A region of Lacinutrix sp. Hel_I_90 DNA encodes the following proteins:
- a CDS encoding PAS domain-containing sensor histidine kinase: MFQNNQDIFQILAEAISEGILIVDEHQNIVGVNSSTETMFGYEKDELLQKPLSTLIPSNYHESHVHHFNTFYKHSEKRTMGKGRALFGSKKSGATFPVEVGLNPFSIYDKTYVMALVIDITERKEKERDLMMKSEALQSASNGIIITDALEKDNPIIYFNPAFAKLTGYSEAEILNKNCRFLQADDRDQESVRALRKAVKQGKSCQTTIRNYKKDGTLFWNDLNITPVKDKSGVITHFIGIQNDVTEQKISEQERNHLATIFDESLNEIFVFDAKTLKFINVNYGAQKNIGYTLAELKKMTPLDIKPDFSKVAFQNVLKPLLDGSKENIEFETRHQRHDRSFYPVQVHLQLSTLGDKSVFVAIIMDITELKNYTQRLEHTVEERTKQLKEALETEKELNELKTKFLSLVSHEFKTPLAGILTSTMLLSKYTLEAQQDKRDKHIETITKKVHYLDTILNDFLSVEKLETGKVIYKFTTFKLSKVVNEVIYNANMLLKEGQKINYPENIDEITLTQDEKTIELSLSNLVHNAIKYSPEYTTIELNIHQDKNQTVFKVIDNGIGIPIRDQKNIFNRYFRAENALLSQGTGIGLNIVKTHLENLGGSIHFISQENQGSTFTMRIPNTPNQ, translated from the coding sequence ATGTTTCAGAATAATCAGGATATTTTTCAAATTCTAGCTGAAGCTATTTCAGAAGGCATTCTTATCGTAGATGAGCATCAAAATATAGTAGGCGTAAACAGTTCTACCGAAACTATGTTTGGTTACGAGAAAGATGAATTACTTCAAAAACCACTTAGCACTTTAATTCCAAGCAATTACCATGAAAGTCATGTGCATCACTTTAATACTTTTTATAAGCATAGTGAAAAACGCACTATGGGAAAAGGGCGTGCACTGTTTGGCTCTAAAAAAAGTGGTGCTACTTTCCCAGTAGAAGTGGGTTTAAATCCATTCAGCATTTACGACAAGACCTACGTTATGGCTCTGGTTATAGATATTACAGAACGTAAAGAAAAAGAACGGGATTTAATGATGAAAAGTGAAGCGTTACAATCTGCCAGTAACGGTATTATTATTACAGACGCCCTTGAAAAAGATAATCCCATCATTTATTTTAATCCAGCTTTCGCCAAATTAACAGGTTATTCGGAAGCGGAGATATTAAATAAAAACTGTAGGTTTTTACAGGCTGATGATAGAGATCAAGAGAGTGTAAGAGCACTAAGAAAGGCTGTAAAGCAAGGCAAGAGCTGTCAAACCACTATAAGGAATTACAAAAAAGACGGCACTTTATTCTGGAACGATTTAAACATCACGCCTGTTAAGGATAAAAGCGGTGTCATCACTCATTTTATTGGTATTCAAAATGATGTTACCGAGCAAAAAATTAGTGAACAGGAACGCAATCACCTCGCCACAATTTTTGATGAATCCCTCAATGAAATCTTCGTTTTTGATGCTAAAACTTTAAAATTCATTAATGTTAATTATGGCGCACAAAAAAATATTGGTTACACTTTAGCCGAATTAAAGAAAATGACGCCGCTTGATATTAAACCTGATTTCTCAAAAGTCGCTTTTCAAAACGTTTTAAAACCACTATTAGACGGTAGCAAAGAAAATATTGAGTTCGAAACCAGACACCAACGCCATGATCGCTCTTTCTATCCTGTGCAGGTACATTTACAATTATCGACTTTAGGCGACAAATCTGTGTTTGTTGCGATTATAATGGATATAACAGAGTTGAAAAATTACACACAAAGACTGGAACACACCGTTGAGGAACGCACAAAACAGTTAAAAGAAGCTTTAGAAACCGAAAAGGAACTTAATGAACTTAAAACAAAATTTTTATCTCTGGTATCACATGAATTTAAAACGCCTTTAGCGGGCATTCTAACCTCTACCATGTTGCTTAGCAAATATACATTAGAAGCACAGCAAGACAAACGTGATAAGCATATTGAAACGATTACGAAAAAAGTACATTACCTCGACACTATTTTAAATGATTTTCTATCCGTTGAAAAACTAGAAACCGGAAAAGTTATTTACAAGTTTACCACGTTTAAATTAAGCAAGGTGGTTAATGAAGTCATTTACAACGCCAATATGCTTTTAAAAGAAGGACAAAAAATTAATTATCCAGAAAATATAGATGAGATAACATTAACTCAGGATGAAAAAACCATCGAACTCTCACTTTCCAATTTAGTCCATAATGCTATTAAATATTCTCCTGAATATACCACAATAGAACTAAACATACATCAAGATAAAAATCAAACGGTATTTAAAGTAATCGATAATGGTATAGGTATCCCTATAAGAGACCAAAAGAATATTTTTAATCGTTATTTTAGAGCTGAAAACGCATTGCTTAGTCAAGGTACTGGCATTGGCTTAAATATTGTAAAAACCCACCTTGAAAATTTAGGAGGCAGTATTCATTTTATAAGTCAAGAAAACCAGGGTTCCACTTTTACGATGCGTATTCCAAACACACCAAATCAATGA